The Candidatus Delongbacteria bacterium DNA window TTCCCAGATAAGCCTAATTCCAGTACATATAATAGTTGTAAAAAAATTGTTGAGGATAATTCCAATTTCTTAAAATTATCAAAGAAGTTAGCTGCATCTTTTCAAGAACAGCATAAAGGGAATACGGCAGACGGTGTATTTATCATCTCTTTGGTAAAGATTAGGAATAATCCTGCTTTTATTTTTCTTGTAAAGATCGATAACAGACTAGTTTATCAATACAGTATCAATAATGACAGGGCAATTTTAAAAAAAAATAAAAGACACATTTGTTGAAGATGCTAAAGCAATACAGAAAATGGCTCTTATATCATTGTCTGATGAATATGCATGGGAGGCATTGGCATTTGATAGAAATAGTGGAGATTCAATAAAAAAATATTTTAAGAAATTTTTAGGGGTAACTGAGAAAGATGATATTTTTGATCTCACAAAAAAAGCTTTGAGTGCAGCTACAAGATGGGCAAACCAAAATAGAGAATTACTTAATGATGATGATGTTGCATCTAATTATAAGCAGAGAGCTATAAATTATTTAACTAGCCATGTAACGTTTGATTCCGATCAATTCATCAACTCTGTTCTCTACGATGAAAACGAAGAACGTAAGACTTTAGCTACTGCATCGTTTAAAAAACTCCTTCAAGAAGAGGGGATATGTGGACAAGATTTCAGAATAAG harbors:
- a CDS encoding nucleoid-associated protein, encoding MALISLSDEYAWEALAFDRNSGDSIKKYFKKFLGVTEKDDIFDLTKKALSAATRWANQNRELLNDDDVASNYKQRAINYLTSHVTFDSDQFINSVLYDENEERKTLATASFKKLLQEEGICGQDFRISQKALSRNSIKHTATTAEGLSMTWTGDPAIVNLTLPKEREDDGMFHILIRTNNIEDF